One Penicillium oxalicum strain HP7-1 chromosome III, whole genome shotgun sequence genomic region harbors:
- a CDS encoding ATP-dependent RNA helicase, protein MLGAVRRFGVCHALRASSSRTLSTRWASQLPKWQVPSYQAPALAKSFHISFPALDAASAQAAEIQEGFQAESEFITEFADLKTKGLIDPTIIRNITEPRRMGLTTMTEVQSQTINEMLGGTDVLAQAKTGTGKTLAFLIPTMQNILSDPSLKRSAPQGRHRSSGGGADSSDIRALIISPTRELAEQIAAEAIKVAQGTGLVVQTAVGGTHKRSGLMRIQRDGCHLLVGTPGRIKDILSDPSSGVSAPKLNTLILDEADRLLDQGFSQEINEIKDLLPDPFKVDRQTLMLSATVPKEVMTMVKRTMKPDFKFIRTVRDDEVPTHMRVPQKTVFVNGYENALPAILELAKTYQARQAQDQDLRPFKAIVYFNSTNEVNLAAEAFMALRAIPGDGRSRSPLGRMRILQIHSRLTQAARTNSANNFRRAQEAILFSSDVTARGMDFPEVTHVLQIGPPRDRETYIHRIGRTGRAGKEGEGYLFLHDGEYEFYQQKLGKLPLTEDTTLSTAMLNMTRDLDTASPFAQETIEQIREAMKEVSPIMKESTYRSQLGTMSQSFTKRRNAIIALNNLAIHGYGLAEPPAVKASIARNLGLDRIKELKIEEGSFSRRAVDPFDSGRRGRGFGDSSYGERGFGERGSGRGRSSFGRSGGYGGESRSSNRGSGGLYGARSRY, encoded by the exons ATGCTTGGTGCTGTCCGCCGGTTTGGTGTCTGTCATGCGCTGCGAGCATCCAGCTCGCGGACGCTGTCTACTCGTTGGGCTTCCCAGCTGCCAAAATGGCAGGTCCCTTCGTATCAGGCCCCTGCCCTTGCAAAGTCCTTTCACATCTCCTTCCCTGCGCTGGACGCCGCTTCGGCTCAGGCAGCAGAGATTCAAGAGGGCTTTCAGGCGGAGTCTGAATTCATCACCGAATTCGCAGATCTGAAGACGAAGGGTCTGATTGACCCGACCATCATTCGCAACATCACTGAACCTCGTCGCATGGGCCTAACAACCATGACTGAGGTGCAGAGCCAAACAATCAACGAAATGCTTGGTGGCACTGACGT CCTGGCCCAGGCAAAGACTGGAACAGGAAAAACGCTTGCCTTCCTTATCCCGACCATGCAGAATATTCTCAGTGATCCCTCCTTGAAGCGATCTGCGCCCCAGGGACGCCATCGTTCGTCTGGTGGAGGCGCGGACTCCTCTGATATTCGCGCACTGATCATTTCTCCTACCCGTGAATTGGCCGAGCAGATCGCCGCAGAGGCTATCAAGGTTGCTCAAGGGACAGGTCTGGTGGTACAGACCGCCGTTGGTGGTACTCACAAGCGCTCTGGCTTGATGCGGATTCAGCGCGATGGCTGCCACCTTCTTGTTGGCACCCCTGGTCGTATCAAGGACATTCTCTCAGATCCCTCCAGTGGTGTCTCGGCTCCCAAGCTGAACACGCTCATCCTGGATGAGGCCGATCGGCTTTTGGACCAAGGTTTTTCACAGGAGATCAATGAGATTAAAGACCTTCTACCTGATCCGTTCAAGGTTGATCGTCAGACGCTCATGCTCTCAGCCACAGTCCCAAAGGAGGTGATGACAATGGTGAAGCGCACTATGAAGCCGGACTTCAAGTTTATCAGAACCGTCCGTGATGACGAGGTGCCCACACACATGAGAGTGCCCCAGAAGACCGTGTTCGTCAACGGGTATGAAAATGCTCTTCCTGCCATTCTCGAGCTGGCCAAGACCTACCAGGCTCGCCAGGCTCAGGATCAGGATCTGCGCCCATTCAAGGCCATTGTTTACTTCAACTCTACCAATGAGGTCAACCTGGCCGCCGAAGCCTTCATGGCTCTTCGCGCCATCCCAGGTGATGGGCGGAGCCGGTCTCCTCTTGGCCGGATGCGTATTCTTCAAATCCATTCCCGTCTTACCCAAGCTGCTCGCACAAACAGTGCGAACAACTTCCGTCGGGCTCAGGAGGCCATTCTCTTCTCGTCTGATGTGACCGCCCGTGGAATGGACTTCCCCGAGGTCACCCATGTCCTCCAAATTGGTCCCCCCCGTGATCGTGAGACCTACATTCACCGCATTGGTCGTACCGGTCGCGCTGGCAAGGAGGGCGAAGGCTATCTGTTCCTGCATGATGGAGAGTATGAATTTTATCAGCAGAAGCTGGGCAAGCTGCCCCTTACGGAGGATACGACTCTTTCCACCGCCATGCTGAACATGACACGAGACCTCGACACAGCCTCACCCTTTGCCCAGGAGACGATCGAGCAAATCCGAGAGGCAATGAAGGAGGTTTCTCCTATCATGAAGGAGAGCACCTATCGCTCCCAGCTCGGTACCATGTCCCAGAGCTTTACCAAGCGCCGCAATGCCATCATCGCTCTGAACAACCTCGCGATCCACGGCTATGGGTTGGCCGAACCCCCAGCCGTCAAGGCCAGTATTGCTCGcaaccttggccttgacCGCATCAAGGAGCTGAAGATCGAAGAAGGCTCTTTCAGCCGCCGTGCGGTCGATCCCTTCGACTCTGGTCGACGTGGTCGCGGTTTCGGGGACTCTTCTTACGGTGAACGCGGATTTGGGGAGCGTGGATCTGGCCGTGGCCGATCCAGCTTCGGCCGATCCGGCGGTTACGGAGGAGAGTCCCGTTCTTCGAACCGTGGCAGCGGTGGCCTCTACGGCGCTCGTTCGCGCTACTGA